In one Achromobacter spanius genomic region, the following are encoded:
- the obgE gene encoding GTPase ObgE, producing MKFVDEATIEVVAGKGGNGVASFRREKFIPKGGPDGGDGGRGGTIYAVADRNINTLIDFRYARLHRAKGGENGRGSDQYGAAAPDITLRVPVGTVIHDAETGEVLFDMDTHDQKVVLAAGGQGGMGNIHFKSSLNRAPRQWTPGKEGEHRYLRMELKVLADVGLLGLPNAGKSTLITRISNAKPKIADYPFTTLHPNLGVVRTSPSRSFVVADIPGLIEGASEGAGLGHLFLRHLARTRVLLHLVDVSTPDPDADPVEQAVIDARAIVEELRRYDQELADKPRWLVLNKLDMVPDPEDTKRRFLELYDWKGPVFAISGLTGEGTQDLLYALQDYLDAEREKEHLSRDQADGTYVAPDPRFDDTRSDADKPAAPRGGDE from the coding sequence ATGAAATTCGTAGACGAAGCCACCATTGAAGTGGTCGCCGGCAAAGGCGGCAATGGCGTGGCGAGCTTTCGCCGCGAAAAGTTCATCCCCAAAGGGGGCCCGGACGGCGGCGACGGCGGACGCGGCGGCACCATCTATGCCGTGGCAGACCGCAACATCAACACGCTGATCGACTTCCGCTACGCGCGCCTGCATCGCGCCAAGGGCGGCGAAAACGGCCGTGGCTCGGACCAGTACGGCGCGGCCGCCCCAGACATCACCTTGCGCGTGCCGGTGGGCACGGTCATCCATGACGCCGAAACCGGCGAAGTCCTGTTCGACATGGACACGCATGACCAGAAGGTCGTGCTGGCCGCCGGCGGCCAGGGCGGCATGGGCAACATCCACTTCAAGTCCAGCTTGAACCGCGCACCGCGCCAGTGGACGCCCGGCAAGGAAGGCGAACACCGCTACCTGCGCATGGAACTGAAGGTGCTGGCGGACGTGGGCCTGCTGGGCCTGCCCAACGCCGGCAAGTCGACGCTGATCACCCGCATCTCGAATGCCAAGCCGAAGATCGCCGACTACCCCTTCACCACGCTGCACCCGAACCTGGGCGTCGTGCGTACGTCGCCGTCGCGCAGCTTCGTCGTGGCCGACATTCCCGGCCTGATCGAAGGTGCGTCCGAAGGCGCCGGCCTGGGCCACCTGTTCCTGCGCCATCTGGCGCGCACCCGCGTGCTGCTGCATCTGGTGGACGTGTCCACGCCCGATCCCGACGCGGATCCGGTCGAGCAAGCCGTCATCGACGCGCGCGCCATTGTTGAAGAACTGCGCCGCTACGACCAGGAACTGGCCGACAAGCCACGCTGGCTGGTCCTGAACAAGCTGGACATGGTGCCCGACCCCGAAGACACCAAGCGCCGCTTCCTGGAACTGTATGACTGGAAGGGTCCGGTGTTCGCCATTTCCGGCCTGACGGGCGAAGGCACGCAAGACCTGCTGTACGCGCTGCAAGACTACCTGGACGCCGAGCGCGAAAAGGAACACCTGTCGCGCGACCAGGCGGACGGCACCTATGTGGCGCCGGACCCCCGCTTTGACGACACGCGGTCCGACGCCGACAAGCCGGCCGCGCCGCGCGGCGGTGACGAATAA